One genomic segment of Triplophysa rosa linkage group LG22, Trosa_1v2, whole genome shotgun sequence includes these proteins:
- the dscama gene encoding Down syndrome cell adhesion molecule a, which yields MWILAIIFFQCILNVLSEDLHSSLYFVNASLQEVVFASTLGTHVPCPAAAVPPATLHWYLATGEESYNVPGIRHVHPNGTLQIFHFPPSSFSKVIHDNTYYCTAENLSGKIRSQDVHIKAVLREPYTVRVADHTAMRGGVAVFKCIIPPSVENYITVVSWERDTVPLVSGARFLITSTGALYILDVQKEDELFNYRCMTRHRYTSETRQSNSARLFVPDPSNSAPAILDGFEKREVMASHRVELPCKASGHPAPKYRWLKNNRPLEPDSRFRQSVTGLLIERAQPGDIGSYVCEVWNSYGNAEVVGRLTVKEPLKVVVSPRKVKGSVGSQVSLTCSVTGSDEYELSWYRNGDKISTGANVRMNGINKENLVMDGMAKSDAGVYQCFARKGKMSAQDFVQVILEDGTPKILSAFSEKVVSPNELVSLMCHVKGTPQPAVTWTLDDDVVVKDSRHRIGHSITAEGNVVSYLNISHTQVRDSGVYRCTCNNSAGTVSYQARINVRGPADIRPMKNLTAIAGWDMYIHCHVIGYPYYSIKWFKNSNLLPFNDRQRAFENNGTLKLLNVQKELDEGEYSCHVLVQPQLIKNQSVHITVKVPPFIQPFEFPRYSIGHRVFVPCVVRSGDLPISITWEKDGKPINASLGVTIDNIDFTSSLRISNLQRIHNGTYTCIAQNDAAVVKYQSQLIVRVPPRFKVQPQDQDGIYGKSVILNCSADGEPRPTIEWKYSKGAGVPQFQPIALNSGFRVQLLGNGSLLIKHVLEEDAGYYLCKVSNDVGADVSKSMYLNVKIPAMITSYPNNSLATKGEKIEMSCKAHGEKPIMVRWEKEVEKEKQSHMINEDMWRHTISLKIGDEVISTLQIYPTMREDSGFYSCHAINSYGEDRGILQLTVQEPPEPPKVEIREVKERTIALRWTMGFDGNSPITGYDIECKNKTDTWERARRTRDVSPTLNQATIIELHPSSTYNIRMFAKNHIGDSEPSNELTVTTDEADPEGPPQDVTLEAISSQSIKVTWKAPQKHLQNGVIRGYQVCHREHSLNGSHQFICISIEATGETESLSLNNLKKFREYEVVVQASNSAGPGPASSEVRATTMEDVPSRAPEKVVAIAASPESISLSWQTPPREALNGVLQGFRIIYWANLPDGELGEIRNVTTQKTPLELEGLEKYTNYSIQVLAFTRAGDGVRSDQIYIRTKEDVPGPPGGVKAAAASSSVVYVSWLPPLKLNGVIRKYTVFCSSSYPTVVSEFEVAPDEFLHRIHNLSRNRKYSIWVMAVTAAGRGNSSDIITVEPLAKAPAKILTFSGTVTTPWMRDVVLPCRAVGDPPPAIKWLKESGSLAPAVIDGRRSIHGNGSFVIKTVKAEDSGYYTCVASNNWGSDEITLNLQVQVPPDQPRLTVTKTTITSITVSWIPGDNGGSSIRGYILQYSEDNSEKWGSISISPSERSYRLENLNCGTWYKFTLTAQNAVGPGRISEIIEAKTHGKEPQFSKEQELFTSINATSVKLNLIGWNDGGCPITSFTLEYRPMDSPMWTKAKRTSLTKSYNLLDLQEATWYELQMKVYNSAGLAEKRVKFATLSYDGSTIPPLVKTAVKDPVKKSNNEGMKMMVTISCILVGMVLLFVLLMVLRRRRREQRLKRLRDAKSLAEMLMSKNTRPSDTMNKQQQTLRMHIDIPRAQLLIEERDTMETVDDRSTVLLTDNDFGETAKQKSATVTHSVHYQSLSQATGPLVDVSDVRPGTSKSSLSNPTSRRTAKAGPAARNRYASQWTLNRPHPPVSSHTLSTDWRLGTPRVAGSVDKESDSYSVSPSQDTDRARSSMVSTESASSTYEELARAYEHAKMEEQLRHAKFTITECFISDTSSEQMTAGTNDYTDSLTSSTPSESGICRFTASPPKPQDVCRVINMAVPKAHRPGGELVHLPPYLRMDFLLNRGVSGASREVAMGQACLEPQKMRSLKRPALLEPTPMEVPTSRDVQQWQAGTASTLPQREAGSDLAQAAKISTSQESLLDSRGHLKQNNNPYAKSYTLV from the exons GGGCTCGATTTCTCATAACGTCTACGGGAGCCCTGTACATCTTGGATGTGCAGAAGGAAGACGAATTATTCAACTACCGCTGCATGACGAGGCATCGTTACACATCCGAGACCAGACAGAGCAACAGCGCACGTTTATTTGTACcag ATCCATCGAACTCTGCGCCCGCCATCCTCGATGGGTTCGAGAAACGTGAGGTTATGGCATCCCACCGCGTGGAGCTCCCCTGCAAGGCCTCCGGACATCCGGCGCCAAAATACCGCTGGCTTAAAAACAACAGACCGCTTGAGCCGGACTCCCGTTTCCGTCAGAGCGTAACGGGTTTGCTGATCGAGAGAGCCCAGCCTGGCGACATTGGCAGCTATGTTTGTGAGGTGTGGAACAGCTATGGGAACGCAGAGGTCGTGGGGCGCCTCACGGTGAAAG AACCTTTGAAGGTGGTGGTGAGTCCCCGCAAGGTGAAAGGCAGCGTGGGTAGTCAGGTGTCCCTCACATGCAGCGTCACTGGCTCAGATGAGTACGAGCTGTCCTGGTACCGCAACGGTGACAAGATCTCCACCGGTGCCAACGTGAGAATGAATGGAATTAATAAGGAAAACCTTGTGATGGATGGAATGGCAAAGAGCGACGCAGGAGTGTACCAGTGCTTTGCCAGGAAAGGCAAGATGTCAGCTCAGGATTTTGTGCAAGTCATTTTAGAAG ATGGGACCCCTAAGATCCTCTCTGCTTTCAGCGAGAAAGTCGTCAGTCCAAACGAGCTCGTCTCCCTGATGTGTCACGTCAAAGGAACTCCACAGCCGGCCGTCACGTGGACGCTGGATGACGACGTGGTCGTGAAGGACAGTCGGCATCGCATAGGTCACAGCATCACGGCAGAGGGGAACGTGGTCAGCTACCTGAACATCTCACACACCCAGGTCCGCGACAGCGGGGTATATCGCTGCACCTGCAACAACTCGGCGGGGACGGTCTCCTACCAGGCTCGAATAAACGTAAGAG GTCCTGCAGACATACGACCAATGAAAAACCTCACCGCTATTGCTGGTTGGGACATGTACATCCACTGTCATGTGATCGGTTACCCGTATTACTCCATCAAATGGTTCAAGAATTCCAACCTGCTCCCTTTTAATGACCGGCAACGGGCGTTCGAGAACAACGGCACGTTGAAGCTGCTCAACGTGCAGAAAGAACTGGATGAAGGAGAGTACAGCTGCCATGTGCTCGTTCAGCCCCAGCTGATTAAGAACCAGAGCGTCCACATCACTGTGAAAG TGCCTCCCTTCATTCAGCCTTTTGAGTTCCCACGGTATTCCATCGGCCATCGCGTCTTCGTGCCCTGTGTCGTGCGTTCGGGCGATCTCCCCATCTCCATTACCTGGGAGAAGGATGGAAAACCCATCAACGCCAGTCTCGGCGTGACCATCGACAACATCGATTTCACCAGCTCCTTGCGCATCTCCAACCTCCAGCGAATCCACAATGGTACCTACACCTGCATTGCCCAAAACGATGCTGCCGTTGTCAAATACCAGAGTCAGCTTATTGTTAGAG ttcCTCCAAGGTTCAAAGTACAGCCCCAGGACCAGGATGGGATCTACGGTAAATCGGTTATCCTCAACTGCTCGGCTGACGGTGAGCCTCGTCCGACGATAGAGTGGAAATACTCCAAAG GTGCTGGGGTGCCCCAGTTCCAACCCATCGCTCTGAACTCGGGCTTCAGGGTCCAGCTGCTGGGGAACGGCTCGCTGCTGATTAAGCACGTTCTGGAGGAGGATGCTGGATATTACCTGTGCAAGGTCAGCAATGACGTGGGAGCCGATGTCAGCAAGTCCATGTACCTCAACGTGAAAA TTCCAGCCATGATCACGTCGTATCCCAACAACTCGCTGGCGACAAAAGGAGAGAAGATCGAGATGAGCTGTAAGGCTCATGGGGAGAAGCCCATCATGGTTCGGTGGGAGAAGGAGGTGGAGAAGGAAAAACAGTCGCACATGATCAACGAAGACATGTGGCGGCACACGATATCGTTGAAGATCGGTGATGAGGTCATCTCTACCCTGCAG ATCTATCCAACAATGCGAGAAGATTCTGGGTTCTACTCTTGTCATGCCATCAACTCTTACGGAGAAGACAGAGGCATCCTTCAGCTAACGGTTCAAG AGCCACCAGAGCCTCCAAAAGTGGAGATTCGTGAGGTGAAGGAGAGGACCATTGCTCTCCGCTGGACCATGGGATTTGATGGGAACAGCCCAATAACTGGCTATGACATAGAGTGCAAAAATAAGACGG ATACTTGGGAAAGAGCACGCAGAACCAGAGATGTTTCTCCCACCCTCAATCAGGCCACCATCATAGAGCTCCACCCCTCATCCACGTACAACATTCGGATGTTCGCGAAGAATCACATCGGAGATAGCGAACCTAGTAATGAGCTCACCGTAACTACTGACGAAGCAG ATCCCGAGGGACCGCCTCAAGACGTGACTCTGGAAGCCATCTCTTCCCAAAGCATCAAAGTTACATGGAAG GCCCCACAGAAGCATCTTCAGAATGGAGTGATCAGAGGTTATCAGGTGTGTCACAGAGAACACTCTCTCAACGGCAGTCACCAGTTCATCTGCATCAGCATAGAGGCCACAGGAGAGACCGAGTCCTTGAGTCTCAATAATCTGAAGAAGTTCAGAGAGTATGAGGTGGTGGTGCAGGCCAGTAACAGCGCCGGACCGGGACCTGCTTCCAGTGAGGTCCGTGCTACAACCATGGAGGACG TACCCAGCAGAGCACCAGAGAAGGTCGTGGCCATCGCCGCTTCGCCCGAGAGCATCTCTCTCTCCTGGCAGACACCGCCCAGAGAGGCTCTCAACGGCGTACTGCAGGGTTTTCGTATCATCTACTGGGCCAATCTACCAGATGGAG AACTGGGGGAAATTAGAAACGTCACCACCCAGAAAACGCCACTTGAGCTGGAGGGGCTGGAGAAATATACCAACTACAGTATTCAGGTGCTAGCCTTCACCAGAGCTGGAGACGGAGTACGCAGTGACCAGATCTACATCCGCACCAAAGAAGATG TGCCCGGTCCTCCCGGCGGGGTGAAAGCAGCGGCGGCTTCCAGCTCTGTGGTGTATGTGTCCTGGCTTCCTCCGCTGAAGCTCAATGGTGTCATTAGGAAATACACAGTCTTCTGTTCCAGCTCATATCCCACG GTGGTCAGCGAGTTCGAAGTGGCCCCAGATGAATTCCTCCACAGGATACATAATCTAAGTCGGAACAGGAAGTACAGCATCTGGGTGATGGCAGTTACTGCGGCTGGGCGGGGCAACAGCAGTGACATCATCACCGTGGAACCTCTGGCCAAAG CTCCTGCAAAAATCCTCACCTTCAGTGGCACTGTCACAACGCCATGGATGAGGGATGTCGTTTTACCCTGCAGGGCAGTCGGAGACCCACCACCTGCCATCAAATGGCTGAAGGAAAG CGGGAGCCTGGCCCCTGCAGTTATTGATGGAAGACGCAGTATCCATGGCAATGGCAGCTTCGTCATTAAGACTGTGAAAGCAGAGGATTCTGGGTACTACACGTGTGTCGCCAGCAATAATTGGGGGTCGGACGAAATAACTCTGAACCTTCAGGTGCAAG TCCCCCCTGACCAACCTCGTCTCACTGTGACCAAGACAACCATCACGTCCATTACCGTATCCTGGATACCGGGAGACAATGGCGGCAGCTCCATTAGAG GATACATTTTGCAATATTCAGAAGACAACAGCGAGAAGTGGGGAAGTATTTCCATTAGTCCTAGTGAACGTTCTTACCGTCTGGAGAACCTCAATTGCGGCACCTGGTACAAGTTCACGCTAACTGCCCAGAATGCTGTGGGGCCGGGCCGAATCAGCGAGATAATCGAAGCTAAGACTCATGGAAAGG AGCCACAGTTCTCCAAAGAGCAGGAACTGTTTACGAGCATTAATGCCACCAGCGTCAAACTCAACTTGATTGGATGGAATGATGGCGGCTGCCCAATCACCTCCTTCACCCTGGAATATCGGCCAATGGACAGCCCCATGTGGACCAAGGCTAAGCGCACCTCCCTTACTAAGAGCTACAACCTACTGGACCTGCAGGAAGCCACCTGGTATGAACTGCAGATGAAGGTGTACAACAGCGCTGGGCTGGCTGAGAAACGTGTCAAATTTGCCACTCTGAGCTATGATGGCA GCACTATTCCTCCACTGGTGAAAACGGCGGTGAAGGACCCTGTGAAGAAGAGCAACAACGAGGGAATGAAGATGATGGTGACGATCTCCTGCATCCTGGTGGGAATGGTGCTGCTCTTCGTCCTGCTGATGgtgctgaggaggaggaggagagagcAGAGGCTGAAGAGACTCAGGG ATGCAAAAAGTTTGGCTGAGATGCTTATGAg TAAAAACACAAGGCCATCAGACACCATGAACAAACAACAGCAGACCCTCCGCATGCACATAGACATTCCCCGAGCCCAACTGCTCATCGAAGAGAGAGACACCATGGAAACAGTGG ACGACAGATCAACGGTGCTGTTGACCGATAACGATTTCGGAGAAACTGCCAAACAAAAGTCAGCAACCGTAACGCACTCCGTCCACTATCAGTCTCTGTCGCAGGCCACCGGACCTCTGGTGGACGTCTCTGACGTGCGACCGGGGACGAGTAAGAGCAGTCTATCCA ACCCCACATCTCGGCGTACAGCTAAAGCTGGTCCTGCGGCTCGTAATCGCTACGCCAGTCAGTGGACGCTGAACCGACCCCACCCTCCTGTCTCCTCGCACACGCTCAGCACGGATTGGAGGCTGGGAACACCCCGAGTGGCCGGCTCGGTGGACAAGGAAAGCGACAGCTACAGCGTCAGTCCATCCCAGGACACAG ATCGCGCTCGCAGCAGCATGGTCTCCACGGAGAGCGCATCGTCTACGTACGAGGAACTGGCCAGAGCCTACGAACACGCCAAGATGGAGGAGCAACTGCGACACGCCAAGTTCACCATCACCGAGTGCTTCATCTCAGACACTTCCTCTGAGCAGATGACCGCCGGCACCAACGATTACACGGACAGTCTGACGTCCAGCACGCCATCAGAATCGGGCATCTGCAGGTTCACTGCCTCACCTCCCAAACCCCAGGATGTTTGCAGGGTGATAAATATGGCCGTACCCAAGGCCCACAGACCAG GAGGGGAGCTCGTTCACCTGCCTCCGTACCTGCGGATGGACTTCCTTTTGAATCGGGGCGTTTCAGGAGCATCTAGGGAGGTGGCGATGGGCCAGGCCTGTCTGGAGCCACAGAAGATGCGCTCGCTGAAGCGCCCCGCGCTACTGGAGCCGACGCCCATGGAGGTGCCAACCAGCAGGGACGTGCAGCAGTGGCAGGCGGGCACGGCCTCCACGCTTCCGCAGAGAGAGGCCGGGTCGGACTTGGCACAGGCTGCCAAAATCAGCACCTCCCAGGAATCACTGCTGGACTCCAGAGGACACTTAAAACAGAACAACAATCCCTACGCAAAGTCCTACACGCTGGTATAA